In uncultured Ilyobacter sp., a genomic segment contains:
- a CDS encoding amino acid permease, translated as MKDELKGRYGFPVAFSMVVGVVIGIGIFFKAKPVLMASGLHPKIAISAWVLGGTISILSGLTAAEIGAAVPETGGIIAWIRRVYGDKVAFLVGWTQAIVYTPAIVALIAYYFAFFTTQFLGVEAGPKYMLPLSAGALVLVFAVNTFTQRAGGIIQTLATGAKIIPLAAITIFGFMSNNNSAGIFYTSTEAVSTKPPILLLGMALVPVMFAFDGWIYVGTISGDLKNVKKDLPKAIIFGLGFITIIYVALNIGLLKVFSAGELVNQGMFGVAQHLFGNYGAKVIFLGIMISSFGGLNGFSLISTRVPYSLAIEGHFPAKNYFSKVEEKSNQPMRSAGLMFILSLAYLIAMFITGNPDVFGDIPVAIFWLFYSMVFLGVIILRKREPELERPYKVPLYPVVPILAILGGVSIGVYAAISNPKYMLISLLATLSGLLFYKK; from the coding sequence ATGAAAGACGAGTTAAAAGGAAGGTACGGCTTTCCAGTTGCTTTTTCAATGGTAGTAGGAGTAGTAATAGGTATAGGAATATTCTTCAAGGCAAAACCTGTTCTGATGGCGTCAGGACTTCACCCAAAAATCGCAATTTCTGCATGGGTCTTAGGTGGAACTATCTCTATCCTCTCTGGTCTAACAGCGGCAGAGATCGGAGCGGCAGTTCCCGAAACAGGTGGAATCATTGCCTGGATAAGAAGGGTTTACGGGGATAAGGTGGCGTTTCTCGTTGGATGGACTCAGGCTATAGTATACACCCCTGCAATAGTGGCTCTCATAGCCTATTATTTTGCATTTTTCACCACACAGTTTTTAGGAGTAGAAGCTGGTCCTAAATATATGCTTCCCCTGTCAGCAGGAGCACTGGTACTTGTCTTTGCTGTAAACACTTTTACACAAAGAGCAGGTGGAATAATCCAGACCCTGGCAACAGGAGCCAAAATAATCCCTCTGGCGGCAATAACCATATTCGGATTCATGTCAAACAACAACAGTGCCGGGATTTTTTATACATCTACAGAGGCAGTTTCTACAAAACCTCCTATTCTTCTTCTGGGTATGGCGTTGGTACCTGTGATGTTTGCCTTTGACGGTTGGATCTACGTGGGAACAATCTCAGGAGATTTGAAAAATGTAAAAAAAGACCTTCCAAAGGCCATTATATTCGGTCTTGGATTTATTACCATAATATATGTAGCTTTAAACATAGGACTTCTCAAGGTTTTCTCTGCAGGTGAACTTGTAAACCAGGGTATGTTCGGAGTGGCTCAGCATTTATTTGGTAATTACGGTGCCAAGGTTATATTCCTCGGAATAATGATCTCATCTTTCGGAGGACTAAACGGTTTCTCCCTTATATCTACGAGAGTTCCTTACTCTCTGGCTATAGAGGGGCATTTCCCGGCAAAGAATTATTTCTCCAAGGTAGAGGAAAAAAGCAATCAGCCTATGAGATCAGCAGGACTAATGTTTATCCTCTCTTTGGCTTATCTCATAGCTATGTTTATTACTGGGAATCCCGATGTATTTGGTGATATCCCCGTGGCAATATTCTGGTTGTTCTACTCTATGGTATTTTTAGGAGTAATTATCCTTAGAAAAAGAGAACCTGAATTAGAGAGACCTTATAAGGTTCCCCTATACCCTGTGGTTCCCATCCTAGCAATTTTAGGAGGAGTATCCATCGGAGTATATGCCGCCATAAGCAACCCTAAATATATGCTTATCTCTCTATTAGCTACTCTTTCAGGGCTGCTCTTCTATAAGAAATAG
- a CDS encoding glucose-1-phosphate adenylyltransferase, which yields MARKEIIAMILAGGQGTRLKSLTEKIAKPAVPFGGKYRIIDFALSNCSNSAIDTVGVLTQYEPFALNNHIGIGAPWDLDRQNGGVSVLQPYTSMDGGDWYMGTAHAIYQNINYIDKFNPEYVLILSGDHIYKMDYSKMLNFHKENSADASIAVINVSMEEASRFGIMNTNEDYSIYEFEEKPANPKSTLASMGVYIFRWDLLRKFLIEDEENKESSHDFGKDIIPKMLNDGHKMMAYPYEGYWKDVGTIDSLWEANMDLLNPDNELNIFDRKWKIYSPQKAYPPKYVGENAKIKNSLIVEGCDIYGEVENSIIFGGVCIGKNTKIKDSVIMSESAIGDNVVIEKSIVGSNVMINDHASIGDGNEIKVIPDNTIIQKNQIIK from the coding sequence ATGGCTAGAAAAGAAATTATAGCAATGATTCTTGCAGGAGGACAAGGTACACGACTAAAGTCTCTTACAGAAAAAATAGCAAAACCTGCTGTGCCGTTTGGAGGAAAGTACAGAATAATAGACTTTGCTCTAAGTAACTGTTCTAACTCGGCAATAGATACTGTTGGGGTGCTCACACAATATGAACCCTTTGCCCTAAACAACCATATCGGTATAGGGGCCCCTTGGGATCTGGACAGACAAAATGGTGGTGTATCTGTACTTCAGCCTTACACAAGTATGGACGGTGGAGACTGGTACATGGGAACAGCTCATGCCATCTACCAAAATATCAACTATATTGACAAATTCAACCCTGAGTATGTTTTGATACTTTCAGGTGACCATATTTACAAGATGGATTACAGTAAAATGCTTAATTTCCATAAGGAGAATAGTGCAGATGCTTCTATCGCGGTAATAAATGTATCTATGGAAGAGGCCTCTAGATTTGGTATAATGAATACCAACGAGGATTACTCAATCTACGAATTTGAAGAAAAACCTGCAAATCCAAAGAGTACCCTAGCATCTATGGGAGTATATATTTTCAGATGGGATCTTCTCAGAAAATTCTTGATAGAAGATGAAGAAAATAAAGAGTCTAGTCATGACTTCGGAAAAGATATAATCCCAAAAATGCTAAATGACGGGCACAAAATGATGGCTTATCCTTACGAAGGATACTGGAAAGATGTAGGAACTATAGACAGTCTATGGGAAGCAAATATGGACCTTTTAAATCCAGACAATGAACTGAACATTTTTGACAGAAAGTGGAAAATATATTCACCTCAAAAGGCATATCCCCCAAAATACGTAGGTGAAAATGCTAAGATTAAAAACTCTCTTATTGTAGAAGGATGTGACATTTACGGTGAGGTTGAAAACTCCATTATCTTCGGAGGAGTATGTATAGGTAAAAATACAAAAATAAAAGATTCTGTTATTATGTCTGAATCAGCTATAGGGGACAACGTAGTTATAGAAAAATCAATTGTCGGATCAAATGTAATGATAAATGACCACGCCTCTATAG
- a CDS encoding methyltransferase domain-containing protein, with translation MNTKDKYDKVAKIYDRMEKMLFFNKYRKDLISLASGKVLEVGVGTGANLPYYSRNSSVVGIDFSKNMLEKSKKVIKSNNMTNIQLLEMDIQTMSFEDNTFDCAVSTCVFCTVPDPIAGLKEVYRVLKPGGKVLFLEHMRSENPLINIFLFMMSIMSKIFLGTSMVRKTQENIEKAGFKITERRDLFFDVVRIIIAEKAL, from the coding sequence ATGAATACAAAAGATAAATATGACAAAGTAGCTAAAATTTATGATAGAATGGAAAAAATGTTATTTTTCAATAAATACAGAAAAGATCTTATATCTCTCGCAAGCGGGAAAGTACTCGAAGTAGGTGTGGGAACAGGGGCAAACCTTCCCTATTATTCTAGAAATTCCTCGGTTGTAGGTATAGATTTCAGCAAAAATATGCTGGAAAAATCAAAAAAAGTTATAAAAAGTAATAATATGACAAATATACAGCTCCTAGAGATGGATATACAGACCATGAGCTTTGAGGATAATACCTTTGACTGTGCTGTGTCAACTTGTGTATTCTGTACTGTCCCTGACCCTATAGCAGGGTTAAAAGAAGTTTACAGGGTATTAAAACCCGGAGGAAAGGTGCTTTTTTTAGAGCATATGAGAAGTGAAAACCCGCTGATAAACATCTTTCTTTTTATGATGAGCATTATGTCAAAAATTTTTTTAGGAACTTCTATGGTTAGAAAGACCCAGGAAAATATAGAAAAAGCTGGATTTAAAATAACTGAGAGAAGAGATCTTTTTTTTGATGTAGTAAGGATAATAATAGCAGAGAAAGCTCTTTGA
- a CDS encoding response regulator transcription factor translates to MDKRILLAEDDWKLRRIASDFLKKEGYIVVEAEDGEQAIEFFFNNKIDLVILDIMMPKLNGWDVCREIRSEQINVPIIMLTAKGDEDDILKGYRLKTDEYVTKPVSLKILMAKIKALLRRNNNDSIIDMGKLVINDSSHVVTLDGEILELSPREYEMLLYFVINRGIALSREKIITTLWGYDYEGDRRAVDSQIKRIRKKLGGEYIETVRGVGYKFEVS, encoded by the coding sequence ATGGACAAAAGAATACTTCTTGCAGAGGACGACTGGAAATTAAGAAGGATTGCTTCAGATTTTTTAAAGAAAGAGGGATACATCGTTGTAGAGGCCGAAGATGGCGAGCAGGCTATCGAGTTTTTTTTCAACAACAAAATAGACCTGGTGATCTTAGATATAATGATGCCAAAATTAAACGGCTGGGACGTCTGCCGAGAGATCAGAAGTGAACAGATAAATGTACCTATCATCATGCTAACTGCAAAAGGTGATGAAGATGATATATTAAAAGGATATAGACTAAAAACCGACGAGTATGTTACTAAACCTGTTTCCCTTAAAATCTTGATGGCAAAGATTAAGGCTCTTTTGAGAAGAAATAATAATGATTCTATCATCGATATGGGAAAACTAGTCATAAATGACAGTAGTCATGTTGTTACACTAGACGGAGAAATTTTAGAGCTGTCACCTAGAGAATATGAGATGCTTTTATATTTTGTGATAAACAGAGGAATAGCACTAAGTAGAGAAAAAATAATAACTACACTGTGGGGATATGACTACGAGGGAGACCGAAGAGCTGTTGATTCCCAGATAAAAAGAATAAGAAAAAAACTTGGCGGAGAATATATCGAAACTGTAAGAGGCGTAGGCTATAAATTTGAGGTGTCTTAA
- a CDS encoding HAMP domain-containing sensor histidine kinase, whose protein sequence is MSIKNKLFFLLSLIMLIITLSMYLFSEIHFEKYYFNVRKDKLLEVAEYVKTAGYDIDIGKIEEETGVRIDLFPFDFLEPELIMDSGTREEEILSLSKNPGTYFYKKSIDRFFQVETLILFTAYDNKRLLVVGVPTNFIKEQMDIITAYHMKIIFIAFILGIILVKLFSGRITKPLIEIQNLAHRVARFDFSKRFTKKSKDEIGDLGESINIMSDSLENNILEINSAKEKLLEANKILLKDIEREKAIDQMRKEFISNVSHELKTPIAVISNYTEGLRDGIAPDEKTRNFYLEIIQDEVLEMDKLVKSLLLLSKMEQGYEKLAMEELDLKEIIEKEISINKLLMDKKSIVLKSELENGQILGDHDKISMVIRNLISNAVKYVKDHGSIHIKLQKIDENMRFEIFNNCDIEKDELEKLWVPFFRLDKSRTRNGGTGLGLTIVKKILDNHGYKFGMEKVEEGLVFWFEGGEEQI, encoded by the coding sequence GTGAGTATAAAAAATAAATTGTTTTTTCTTCTATCACTGATAATGCTGATAATAACTTTATCTATGTATCTTTTCAGTGAAATACATTTTGAAAAATATTATTTTAATGTAAGAAAGGATAAACTCCTAGAGGTGGCAGAATATGTAAAAACTGCAGGCTACGACATAGATATAGGAAAGATCGAGGAAGAAACAGGTGTCAGGATTGACTTATTTCCCTTTGATTTTTTAGAACCTGAGCTCATCATGGACAGTGGAACAAGGGAAGAGGAAATTTTGAGCCTTTCGAAAAATCCAGGAACTTATTTTTACAAAAAAAGTATCGATAGATTTTTTCAGGTTGAAACCCTTATATTATTTACCGCCTATGACAATAAGAGACTTTTGGTAGTGGGCGTTCCTACAAATTTTATAAAAGAACAGATGGACATAATAACAGCCTATCACATGAAAATAATATTTATTGCTTTTATATTGGGGATTATTTTGGTTAAACTCTTTTCTGGAAGAATAACCAAACCCCTCATAGAGATACAAAACCTGGCTCATAGAGTTGCTAGATTTGATTTTTCAAAAAGGTTTACAAAAAAATCAAAGGATGAAATCGGCGACTTGGGAGAAAGCATAAATATTATGTCAGACAGCCTTGAAAACAATATTTTGGAGATTAACTCTGCTAAAGAGAAACTCTTAGAGGCGAATAAGATACTTCTAAAAGATATAGAGAGGGAAAAAGCTATAGATCAAATGAGAAAGGAATTTATCTCTAATGTAAGTCATGAGCTTAAGACCCCTATAGCTGTTATAAGTAATTATACTGAGGGACTGAGAGACGGCATCGCTCCTGATGAAAAAACCCGGAATTTCTACCTTGAGATAATACAGGATGAAGTTTTAGAGATGGATAAGCTTGTTAAATCACTGCTGCTTCTCTCTAAAATGGAACAAGGTTATGAGAAATTGGCAATGGAAGAGCTTGACCTAAAAGAGATAATAGAAAAAGAGATAAGCATAAACAAGCTCCTTATGGATAAAAAATCTATAGTTTTAAAATCAGAACTAGAGAATGGCCAAATCCTAGGGGATCACGATAAGATCTCTATGGTAATAAGAAACCTTATCAGTAATGCTGTAAAATATGTCAAAGATCATGGCTCTATCCATATCAAACTCCAAAAAATAGATGAAAATATGAGATTTGAGATTTTTAACAACTGTGATATAGAGAAAGATGAGTTAGAAAAATTATGGGTTCCTTTTTTCAGACTGGATAAATCCCGTACAAGAAACGGCGGTACCGGTCTTGGGCTGACAATAGTAAAAAAGATTCTCGACAACCATGGATATAAATTTGGGATGGAAAAAGTTGAAGAAGGTTTGGTTTTCTGGTTTGAAGGAGGGGAGGAACAGATATGA
- a CDS encoding prepilin-type N-terminal cleavage/methylation domain-containing protein: MKKKGFTLIEMVVVMAIVLILGTFSTLSVIKMIERNDYKKIKTIIPKMISVEAIKAFEEGDDKVVEINMDSDEEYIKSENSEQQLPKSYTYSIYLVARKNSGEMKSSGTVEIGSSGKAYFKIDGEGKLGEIQIDSGDTYEDLTEKYHPAILVEKNDVPFCRVDTISSKYITPKIYVYKPNDDATSEDMGDESKWTLDN; the protein is encoded by the coding sequence ATGAAAAAAAAGGGATTTACTCTTATAGAGATGGTAGTAGTCATGGCTATAGTCTTGATACTTGGAACTTTTTCGACTCTTTCGGTAATAAAAATGATCGAAAGAAACGACTACAAAAAAATAAAAACAATTATTCCTAAAATGATCTCTGTCGAAGCAATCAAAGCTTTTGAAGAGGGAGACGACAAAGTCGTAGAAATCAATATGGATTCTGACGAGGAGTACATAAAATCAGAAAATTCAGAACAACAACTTCCTAAAAGTTATACTTATTCTATATATTTAGTGGCTAGAAAAAATAGTGGTGAAATGAAAAGTTCCGGAACCGTAGAGATAGGAAGCTCCGGTAAGGCTTATTTTAAAATAGATGGTGAGGGGAAGTTGGGTGAAATACAGATAGATTCAGGCGACACTTACGAAGACCTCACTGAAAAGTACCACCCGGCTATTTTGGTAGAGAAAAATGATGTCCCTTTTTGCAGGGTGGACACGATATCCTCAAAATATATAACACCTAAAATTTATGTGTATAAACCCAATGATGATGCAACTTCGGAAGATATGGGGGACGAAAGCAAATGGACTTTGGATAACTAA
- a CDS encoding type II secretion system protein, protein MKKNGFSIIEAVVAVALIVITFLLVTPLIKSMGMFNSRIQKQSEIDTEFSVTTKFIKDKVKSARNNQDLSDYPNDPDYAAVFSEYKSKPKNLFKSKFSVDSEDNGPLLFLEIPVVSSDSNEYDSKFVFFLFDSDDKELKYRESDTFDAAARDDPDNYTFSGYGWVTLMENVQEANFQFTEGIVIFYIDLDVGEFEGKLKDKIKDSVVTRIDFEI, encoded by the coding sequence ATGAAAAAAAATGGTTTTTCTATAATCGAGGCTGTTGTAGCTGTTGCTCTGATAGTTATCACCTTCCTTTTGGTAACACCGCTAATAAAAAGTATGGGGATGTTTAATAGCAGAATTCAAAAACAGAGTGAAATAGATACAGAATTTTCAGTAACAACAAAATTTATCAAAGATAAAGTCAAATCTGCAAGAAATAATCAAGATCTTTCAGATTATCCCAATGACCCAGATTATGCAGCTGTATTTTCAGAGTACAAAAGTAAACCTAAAAACCTTTTCAAAAGTAAGTTTTCAGTTGATTCTGAAGATAATGGTCCGCTGCTTTTTCTTGAAATACCAGTTGTAAGTTCTGATAGTAATGAATATGATTCAAAATTTGTTTTTTTTCTTTTTGATTCCGATGATAAAGAACTCAAATATCGAGAATCTGACACCTTTGATGCCGCTGCCAGGGATGATCCTGACAACTATACATTTAGCGGATATGGATGGGTCACTCTGATGGAAAATGTACAAGAAGCAAATTTCCAGTTTACGGAAGGAATTGTGATCTTTTATATAGATCTCGATGTGGGAGAATTTGAAGGAAAATTAAAAGATAAAATAAAAGATTCAGTAGTAACAAGAATTGATTTTGAAATATAA
- the glgB gene encoding 1,4-alpha-glucan branching protein GlgB — protein sequence MSNKTEIDRYLFHRGEHKRTYEYMGAHLTKEGTFFRVWAPRAKSVSVIGNFNNWNSSANPMSKVNNEGIWELEIDGIAKGEIYKFDIETQFGERIQKSDPYAFYSELRPNTASVVYGLEKYKWKDSKWLTKRKNTNHYESPMNIYELHLGSWKQKKLPEDKVKDIDHSSNIIEVDHECFYNYREIADELSKYVKYMGYTHIEIMPVSEYPLDASWGYQGTGYYSVTSRYGTPEDFKYFVDKMHEKNIGVILDWVPGHFCKDSHALYRFDGTPTYEYQWELLGENYDWGTANFDLSRNEVKSFLISNALYWIREFHIDGLRIDAVANMIYLDYGKKGDHPELKNEYGGNENLWAVEFLRELNKSILEEYPGVYIAAEESTAWPLVTKPGYVGGLGFTYKWNMGWMNDMLAYIELDPLYRKWHHNYITFSFMYAFSENYVLPLSHDEVVHGKKSLLDKMPGTYEEKFSNLRAFYGYTMLHPGKKLLFMGGEFGQFVEWRYYEDLDWNLLEYQKHKEMKKYTRALNLFYKKEKALWENDCSHEGFQWIDCLNYQESIISFIRKSKDEDDYIIGVFNFTPVPKTGYRIGVPRFAVYEEVFNSDLHEYGGTGMTNKEELHPSLEPWHDMKFSITIDIPPLSAVFYKAQLNKRGKSNG from the coding sequence ATGAGCAATAAAACTGAAATAGACAGATACCTCTTTCATAGAGGAGAGCACAAAAGAACCTATGAATACATGGGGGCACACCTGACAAAAGAAGGAACTTTTTTTAGGGTATGGGCACCTAGAGCAAAATCTGTAAGTGTCATAGGAAATTTCAACAACTGGAATTCCTCTGCCAATCCCATGTCAAAGGTGAATAATGAGGGGATATGGGAACTCGAAATAGACGGAATCGCTAAGGGAGAAATTTACAAATTTGACATAGAGACTCAGTTTGGAGAGAGAATACAAAAAAGTGATCCCTACGCTTTTTATTCTGAATTAAGGCCTAATACTGCGTCTGTGGTCTATGGTCTAGAGAAGTACAAGTGGAAAGACAGCAAATGGCTGACAAAACGTAAAAACACCAATCATTATGAGAGTCCTATGAATATTTATGAACTGCACCTAGGTTCATGGAAACAGAAAAAGCTTCCAGAAGACAAGGTAAAAGATATTGACCATTCGTCAAATATAATTGAGGTAGATCATGAGTGTTTTTATAACTACAGAGAGATCGCCGATGAACTATCTAAATACGTGAAATATATGGGATATACTCATATAGAAATAATGCCTGTGTCGGAATATCCTCTAGATGCTTCCTGGGGTTATCAAGGGACAGGTTACTATTCTGTAACAAGCAGATATGGGACACCTGAGGATTTTAAGTATTTTGTAGATAAGATGCATGAAAAAAATATAGGGGTTATACTCGACTGGGTTCCTGGACATTTTTGTAAAGACAGTCATGCTTTATATAGATTTGACGGGACTCCTACCTATGAGTACCAGTGGGAACTTTTAGGAGAGAATTATGACTGGGGAACTGCAAACTTTGACCTTTCAAGAAATGAGGTAAAGAGTTTTCTTATTTCCAACGCTCTTTATTGGATAAGGGAGTTTCACATAGATGGTCTACGTATAGATGCAGTTGCAAATATGATCTACCTCGACTACGGTAAAAAAGGTGACCATCCAGAACTTAAAAATGAGTATGGCGGAAACGAAAACCTGTGGGCAGTGGAGTTTCTGAGAGAACTAAATAAGTCAATTCTCGAAGAATATCCAGGGGTTTACATAGCAGCCGAAGAATCTACGGCATGGCCTCTTGTGACAAAGCCAGGTTATGTAGGAGGACTTGGTTTTACATATAAATGGAATATGGGATGGATGAACGATATGCTGGCTTATATAGAACTTGACCCTCTATACAGAAAGTGGCATCACAACTACATTACCTTTTCCTTTATGTATGCATTCTCAGAGAATTACGTCCTTCCCCTGTCTCACGATGAGGTGGTACACGGCAAAAAGTCACTTTTGGACAAAATGCCTGGTACCTATGAAGAAAAGTTCTCAAATTTAAGGGCTTTTTATGGATATACCATGCTTCATCCAGGTAAAAAATTGCTGTTTATGGGAGGGGAATTCGGTCAGTTCGTCGAATGGAGATATTACGAAGACCTTGACTGGAATCTCTTGGAATATCAAAAACATAAAGAGATGAAAAAATATACCCGAGCCCTCAATTTATTTTATAAAAAAGAAAAAGCTCTCTGGGAAAATGACTGTTCCCATGAAGGGTTTCAGTGGATAGACTGCTTGAATTATCAGGAGAGCATCATCTCCTTTATACGTAAGAGTAAGGATGAAGATGATTATATAATAGGCGTATTCAACTTTACACCTGTTCCTAAGACAGGATATAGAATAGGAGTACCTCGCTTTGCAGTATACGAAGAGGTATTTAACAGCGACCTTCACGAATATGGAGGTACCGGCATGACAAACAAGGAGGAACTTCACCCTTCACTGGAACCATGGCACGATATGAAGTTTAGCATCACGATTGATATCCCGCCTCTATCAGCGGTATTCTATAAAGCTCAACTAAATAAAAGGGGGAAAAGCAATGGCTAG
- a CDS encoding sterol desaturase family protein produces the protein MNRGLLLLFIFLFFFALERLQPQMDSNKRSKKHDGTNIKLGIINTVLGRLIAIFTVYTVALFLEENGLGLFNIVSMNKNLILFIEILLLDLTNYTWHRLLHNINFLRRFHNVHHTDKFLNSTSALRFHIIEIFLGNLFRLVPIALLGIGIEAVLIYEVILNGNVYFHHSNIKIPMKIDIILSKVIVTPYLHRIHHSIKFKESNSNYSSFLIIWDKLFRSFTPQGEVSTEKYGIPGYDEEGYQKFNFLIRQPFLKIDTNSSHK, from the coding sequence TTGAATAGAGGACTGCTACTTTTATTTATATTTTTGTTTTTTTTCGCCCTAGAGCGATTGCAGCCTCAGATGGACAGCAATAAACGGTCAAAAAAACACGATGGGACAAATATAAAACTCGGAATCATAAACACAGTTTTAGGACGTCTCATTGCCATATTTACTGTCTATACAGTGGCATTATTTTTGGAAGAAAATGGCCTTGGACTTTTCAACATTGTTTCTATGAATAAAAACCTGATTTTATTCATAGAAATACTTTTGCTAGACCTTACTAATTATACCTGGCACAGGCTTCTTCATAATATAAATTTTTTAAGACGATTTCACAATGTTCACCATACAGATAAATTTTTAAATTCAACTTCAGCTCTCAGATTTCATATCATTGAGATTTTTTTGGGGAACCTTTTTAGGTTGGTGCCTATAGCCCTGCTTGGAATAGGTATAGAGGCGGTATTGATATACGAGGTGATATTAAACGGCAACGTATACTTCCACCACAGCAATATTAAAATCCCTATGAAAATTGATATTATCCTTTCTAAAGTTATCGTAACTCCATATCTCCACAGAATACATCATTCAATTAAATTCAAAGAGAGCAACTCAAATTATTCATCTTTTCTTATAATATGGGACAAACTTTTCAGAAGTTTCACTCCCCAGGGGGAGGTTTCAACTGAAAAATACGGAATACCTGGATATGATGAGGAAGGGTACCAGAAGTTTAATTTTCTCATAAGACAGCCTTTTCTAAAAATTGACACAAATTCGTCACACAAGTAA
- a CDS encoding prepilin-type N-terminal cleavage/methylation domain-containing protein encodes MKKNKGFILIEVLIALVIFLIGIFPIIHFSVNSLSTGRMTTEIEEGSRLVTTAIDYIKSRGYDYVSDNILSSGYDSSFKKVYKLKYDEAQASYVVDTSGGGEDFENDFYGSSNSVFLLESRGIDLEDATITIVMKKSDVSIIYDKDDDGEYEDEDDYRNPVNNLETKIIFGNNGLLEDQVIYGTVKLEYLSKKDNSLKSKNYEQNFILVPLENWK; translated from the coding sequence ATGAAAAAAAACAAAGGATTTATATTAATAGAGGTTTTAATTGCTTTGGTTATATTCCTCATAGGAATATTTCCCATTATACATTTCTCTGTCAATTCTCTGAGTACAGGAAGAATGACTACAGAAATAGAAGAGGGATCTAGATTGGTTACTACGGCTATCGACTATATCAAATCAAGGGGATATGATTATGTTTCTGACAATATTTTAAGCTCAGGTTATGATTCTTCTTTTAAGAAAGTATATAAATTAAAATATGATGAGGCTCAGGCTTCTTACGTAGTTGACACATCAGGTGGTGGCGAAGATTTTGAGAACGATTTTTACGGCTCTTCCAATTCTGTCTTTCTCCTGGAAAGTCGTGGAATTGATCTAGAGGATGCTACAATAACAATTGTAATGAAAAAATCTGATGTTTCTATAATTTATGATAAAGATGATGACGGGGAATATGAAGATGAAGATGATTACAGAAATCCTGTAAATAATCTCGAGACAAAAATTATCTTCGGTAATAACGGATTACTTGAAGACCAGGTCATTTACGGTACCGTTAAGCTCGAGTATCTTTCAAAAAAAGATAATTCTTTAAAATCAAAAAATTATGAACAAAATTTTATACTTGTTCCTCTTGAGAACTGGAAGTAG